Proteins from a genomic interval of Kitasatospora herbaricolor:
- a CDS encoding glycosyltransferase 87 family protein: protein MVSTRTPGQPRSGGRLTGRRSTQAHPAPATAAPGGQPRAARRPGPRRGTRAFPRQRGDGPGPAGRPELPGPARLAAMRRVQVLGCAVAAVWAAAFPVVSDLANQRLWGTVAAPAYLVAALLCATLPRHLAARAAAAVAVLGAVLLPLALLALQGRHQSEVMVVERSARLLLSTGSPYLPHPVVVSDYNPYLPAMAVFGLPRTLLGSADPLTQVLGDARIWFALTFLGCLLACWRLLRPSRDRGPVLPLAVLTASPLIALALVVGGVDLPLIGVCCLAMALAERDRTFATGLVLALACSLKWTAWPALPVAVLLIWRLYGRRPAVRAGLTAVGAALAVVLPVALAEPAVLREQVVRFPLGLTAIHTPAGSPLPGKILAGFGPTGHTVSLALLTLGGAAVAIWLLARPPGSAIAAADLLAAGLAIAFTLAPAGRFGYLALPAVLVIWPRLAAHRWTARRPVPPPCLLSLPVTPADSVGAGA, encoded by the coding sequence ATGGTGAGCACCCGCACGCCCGGCCAGCCCCGCAGCGGCGGGCGCCTCACCGGCCGCCGCAGCACGCAGGCCCACCCGGCCCCGGCCACGGCCGCGCCCGGCGGCCAGCCGCGCGCCGCGCGCCGGCCCGGCCCGCGCCGCGGCACCCGGGCCTTCCCGCGCCAACGCGGCGACGGCCCCGGCCCGGCCGGCCGGCCGGAGCTCCCCGGCCCGGCCCGGCTCGCCGCCATGCGCCGGGTCCAGGTGCTGGGCTGCGCCGTCGCCGCGGTCTGGGCGGCCGCCTTCCCGGTCGTCTCCGACCTCGCCAACCAGCGGCTCTGGGGCACCGTCGCCGCGCCCGCCTACCTGGTGGCCGCCCTGCTCTGCGCGACCCTGCCGCGCCACCTCGCCGCCCGGGCCGCGGCCGCCGTCGCGGTGCTCGGCGCCGTTCTGCTGCCACTGGCCCTGCTCGCGCTGCAAGGCCGCCACCAGTCCGAGGTGATGGTGGTCGAGCGCTCGGCCCGGCTGCTGCTCAGCACCGGCAGCCCCTACCTGCCCCACCCCGTGGTCGTCAGCGACTACAACCCGTACCTGCCCGCCATGGCGGTGTTCGGCCTGCCGCGCACCCTGCTGGGCAGCGCCGACCCGCTGACCCAGGTGCTCGGCGACGCCCGGATCTGGTTCGCCCTGACCTTCCTGGGCTGCCTGCTGGCCTGCTGGCGGCTGCTGCGCCCGAGCCGGGACCGCGGGCCGGTGCTGCCGCTGGCCGTGCTGACCGCCTCGCCGCTGATCGCCCTGGCGCTGGTGGTGGGCGGCGTCGACCTGCCGCTGATCGGGGTCTGCTGCCTGGCGATGGCCCTGGCCGAGCGGGACCGCACCTTCGCCACCGGCCTGGTGCTGGCCCTCGCCTGCAGCCTGAAGTGGACGGCCTGGCCCGCCCTGCCGGTCGCGGTGCTGCTGATCTGGCGGCTGTACGGGCGCCGGCCCGCCGTCCGGGCCGGTCTGACGGCGGTGGGCGCCGCGCTGGCCGTGGTGCTGCCGGTCGCGCTGGCCGAGCCGGCGGTCCTGCGCGAGCAGGTGGTCCGGTTCCCGCTGGGGCTGACCGCGATCCACACTCCGGCCGGCAGTCCGCTGCCGGGCAAGATACTGGCGGGTTTCGGCCCGACCGGGCACACCGTCTCGCTGGCGCTGCTGACGCTCGGCGGCGCCGCGGTCGCCATCTGGCTGCTGGCCCGCCCGCCCGGGTCCGCCATCGCCGCCGCCGACCTGCTGGCGGCGGGCCTGGCGATAGCGTTCACGCTCGCCCCGGCCGGGCGCTTCGGGTACCTGGCGCTGCCGGCGGTGCTGGTGATCTGGCCCCGGCTGGCCGCCCACCGCTGGACGGCCCGCCGGCCGGTGCCGCCGCCCTGCCTGCTCAGCCTGCCGGTGACCCCGGCGGACAGCGTCGGGGCCGGGGCCTAG
- a CDS encoding penicillin-binding transpeptidase domain-containing protein, translating to MRRGAKIGIITGVSVAMIGGAGYGAYSLVGSSDDPKTPKARTVVAEPPSAELAANGSKAFLDAWASGDLEAAGKLTDDPQAATAALTAFKDKVKPSAMTLATSGPATAAAVAAATSASPSAAPKATASASAAAPSSTATPPPAGQVMMAFKAKAEFAGTTSTWSYDGFLGVVKMSDGTASVHWAPSVIHPHLAEGETITAQPIFAPPSNMTDRNGKSLASYASLTSMLAAIPKNSLPANDPADAGNGVVILDAAGKATPENLFTITAPKPGKPLKLTIDGALQAAAEKAVLDQSQGGKRKAALVAIEPTTGKILAAANAPATGFNTAFLGATAPGSTMKVITAAALLEGGLSPESPMPCPATTSAGHTIKNDFEEPHPEYTLKDDFTNSCNTAFVIEGKAKLKSGDLADLGAKVFGLGTTWKVGVPNFDAVIPGAGQNPDETADEYYGQGKIKMNPLAMASVAATVKGGVFKQPILIEGLPQIEAPGKLSPDTLTKLRALMSATAHSGTAAGPMGGLKGDIGGKTGTAERAAGQATDSWFTAYRDNLAVAAMVEGGGHGVDAAGPASAAVLAVGNGG from the coding sequence ATGCGCAGAGGCGCGAAGATCGGCATTATCACCGGCGTGTCCGTCGCGATGATCGGCGGAGCGGGCTACGGCGCCTACAGCCTCGTGGGCTCCTCCGACGACCCGAAGACCCCCAAGGCCCGTACGGTGGTCGCCGAACCGCCCTCCGCAGAGCTGGCCGCGAACGGGAGCAAGGCGTTCCTGGACGCCTGGGCCTCGGGCGACCTGGAGGCGGCCGGCAAGCTCACCGACGACCCGCAGGCCGCGACCGCCGCACTGACCGCGTTCAAGGACAAGGTCAAGCCGAGCGCGATGACGCTGGCCACCAGCGGGCCGGCCACCGCCGCGGCCGTCGCGGCCGCCACCAGTGCCTCCCCCTCGGCGGCCCCGAAGGCCACGGCCTCGGCGAGCGCCGCTGCCCCGTCCTCCACCGCCACCCCGCCGCCGGCCGGGCAGGTGATGATGGCGTTCAAGGCCAAGGCCGAGTTCGCGGGCACCACCAGCACCTGGAGCTACGACGGCTTCCTCGGCGTGGTCAAGATGAGCGACGGCACGGCCTCCGTGCACTGGGCGCCGTCGGTGATCCACCCGCACCTGGCCGAGGGCGAGACGATCACGGCTCAGCCGATCTTCGCGCCGCCGTCCAACATGACCGACCGCAACGGCAAGTCGCTGGCCTCGTACGCGTCGCTGACCAGCATGCTGGCGGCCATCCCGAAGAACAGCCTGCCGGCCAACGACCCGGCCGACGCGGGCAACGGCGTGGTGATCCTGGACGCCGCCGGCAAGGCCACCCCGGAGAACCTCTTCACCATCACCGCGCCCAAGCCCGGCAAGCCGCTGAAGCTGACCATCGACGGCGCGCTCCAGGCCGCCGCCGAGAAGGCCGTCCTGGACCAGTCCCAGGGCGGCAAGCGGAAGGCCGCGCTGGTCGCGATCGAGCCCACCACGGGCAAGATCCTGGCAGCCGCCAACGCCCCCGCGACCGGCTTCAACACCGCCTTCCTGGGTGCCACCGCGCCCGGCTCCACGATGAAGGTCATCACGGCGGCGGCGCTGCTGGAGGGCGGGCTCAGCCCTGAGTCCCCGATGCCCTGTCCCGCGACCACCTCCGCCGGGCACACCATCAAGAACGACTTCGAGGAGCCGCACCCCGAGTACACCCTCAAGGACGACTTCACGAACTCCTGCAACACCGCGTTCGTGATCGAGGGCAAGGCGAAGCTGAAGTCCGGCGACCTGGCCGACCTCGGCGCCAAGGTCTTCGGCCTCGGCACCACCTGGAAGGTCGGCGTGCCGAACTTCGACGCCGTCATCCCCGGCGCCGGGCAGAACCCGGACGAGACGGCCGACGAGTACTACGGCCAGGGCAAGATCAAGATGAACCCGCTGGCGATGGCCTCGGTCGCGGCCACCGTCAAGGGCGGCGTCTTCAAGCAGCCGATCCTGATCGAGGGGCTCCCGCAGATCGAGGCGCCCGGCAAGCTCTCCCCCGACACCCTGACCAAGCTGCGGGCCCTGATGTCGGCCACCGCGCACAGCGGCACCGCCGCCGGCCCGATGGGCGGCCTGAAGGGTGACATCGGCGGCAAGACCGGCACCGCCGAGCGCGCCGCCGGCCAGGCCACCGACAGCTGGTTCACCGCGTACCGCGACAACCTGGCGGTCGCCGCCATGGTCGAGGGCGGCGGCCACGGCGTCGACGCGGCCGGCCCGGCCTCGGCGGCCGTGCTGGCGGTCGGCAACGGCGGCTGA
- a CDS encoding dolichyl-phosphate-mannose--protein mannosyltransferase, with protein MPAVPAPREGADGPGDGPPGAGPSPWRRTLERFGHRPPERTPLAERLVPPMPSAGGPPLVLNRLGIFPPARLWAWLCRWAGWLGPLAVALFGGVLRFTGLGTPHAIVFDETYYAKDAYTLWHLGYESNWADGANEAIMASPQSIPYRLDAAYVVHPPVGKWLIGLGEYVFGMNPFGWRAALALLGTLSILMIARIARRLFRSTLLGCVAGLLLAVDGLHFVMSRVALLDLVVMFWILAAFGFLLLDRDRTRGLIARRLGDAPDAVTARRMNLGWRPYRIAAGVCVGLTCATKWSGLYVALAFGVLTVLWDAGSRRLAGAARPYLWTLLRDAVPAFCSIVLTSVVVYVSSFAGWFASSSAPGQGGYGRDWAAHRAGLSPEYLPLPVLGQVKMPFQVGMTWVPDALRSLWHYHSTVYDFHTHLTSPHTYQSNPWSWLVLGRPVSYFYESPKLGQSGCEVNECAREVLGIGTPLLWWAGVVALVYCLYRWAVRRDWRAGALLCGLAAGYLPWFAYQQRTIFLFYAVAFVPFLVLAVTMMVGVMIGPAGASQDRRIIGSTAAGALLLAVVWNFLYFYPLYTGQTIPMDDWRARMWFTSWI; from the coding sequence CTGCCGGCCGTCCCGGCCCCGCGCGAGGGCGCGGACGGCCCCGGCGACGGCCCGCCCGGCGCCGGGCCGTCGCCCTGGCGCCGCACGCTGGAACGTTTCGGCCACCGCCCGCCCGAGCGGACCCCGCTCGCCGAGCGGCTGGTGCCGCCGATGCCGTCGGCCGGCGGCCCGCCGCTGGTGCTGAACCGGCTGGGGATCTTCCCCCCGGCGCGGCTCTGGGCCTGGCTGTGCCGCTGGGCGGGCTGGCTGGGGCCGCTGGCCGTGGCGCTGTTCGGCGGGGTCCTGCGGTTCACCGGTCTCGGCACCCCGCACGCCATCGTCTTCGACGAGACGTACTACGCCAAGGACGCGTACACGCTCTGGCACCTCGGTTACGAGAGCAACTGGGCGGACGGCGCCAACGAGGCGATCATGGCCTCGCCGCAGAGCATCCCGTACCGGCTGGACGCGGCCTACGTGGTCCACCCGCCGGTCGGCAAGTGGCTGATAGGCCTGGGCGAGTACGTCTTCGGGATGAACCCGTTCGGCTGGCGGGCCGCGTTGGCGCTGCTGGGCACGCTGTCGATCCTGATGATCGCCAGGATCGCCCGCCGGCTGTTCCGCTCCACACTGCTGGGCTGCGTGGCCGGGCTGCTGCTGGCCGTGGACGGGCTGCACTTCGTGATGAGCCGGGTCGCCCTGCTGGACCTCGTGGTGATGTTCTGGATCCTGGCGGCCTTCGGCTTCCTGCTGCTGGACCGCGACCGCACCCGCGGCCTGATCGCCCGCCGGCTCGGCGACGCCCCCGACGCCGTGACCGCCCGCCGGATGAACCTCGGCTGGCGCCCGTACCGGATCGCGGCCGGCGTCTGCGTCGGCCTGACCTGCGCCACCAAGTGGAGCGGCCTGTACGTCGCGCTGGCCTTCGGGGTGCTGACCGTCCTGTGGGACGCCGGCTCCCGCCGGCTGGCCGGCGCCGCCCGGCCGTACCTGTGGACGCTGCTGCGGGACGCGGTGCCCGCCTTCTGCTCGATCGTGCTGACCTCGGTGGTCGTCTACGTCTCCTCCTTCGCCGGCTGGTTCGCCAGCAGCAGCGCCCCCGGGCAGGGCGGCTACGGCCGGGACTGGGCGGCCCACCGCGCCGGCCTCTCCCCCGAGTACCTGCCGCTGCCGGTCCTCGGCCAGGTGAAGATGCCCTTCCAGGTCGGCATGACCTGGGTGCCCGACGCGCTGCGCAGCCTGTGGCACTACCACTCGACGGTGTACGACTTCCACACCCACCTGACCAGCCCGCACACCTACCAGTCGAACCCGTGGAGCTGGCTGGTGCTGGGCCGGCCGGTGTCCTACTTCTACGAGTCGCCCAAGCTCGGCCAGAGCGGCTGCGAGGTGAACGAGTGCGCCCGCGAGGTGCTCGGCATCGGCACGCCGCTGCTGTGGTGGGCAGGCGTGGTGGCGCTGGTGTACTGCCTGTACCGCTGGGCGGTGCGGCGGGACTGGCGGGCCGGGGCGCTGCTCTGCGGGCTGGCCGCCGGCTACCTGCCGTGGTTCGCCTACCAGCAGCGGACCATCTTCCTCTTCTACGCGGTGGCCTTCGTGCCGTTCCTGGTGCTCGCGGTGACCATGATGGTCGGGGTGATGATCGGCCCGGCCGGGGCCTCGCAGGACCGGCGGATCATCGGCTCGACGGCGGCCGGCGCGCTCCTTCTCGCCGTCGTGTGGAACTTTTTGTACTTCTATCCCCTCTATACGGGACAGACGATACCGATGGACGACTGGCGTGCCCGGATGTGGTTCACCAGCTGGATCTGA
- the rsmI gene encoding 16S rRNA (cytidine(1402)-2'-O)-methyltransferase, whose translation MTGVLVLAGTPIGDVSDAPPRLVNELATADVIAAEDTRRLRRLTQALGVTPAGRVLSYFEGNEVGRTPELVEALLGGARVLLVTDAGMPSVSDPGYRLVAAAVEAQVKVTAVPGPSAVLTALALSGLPVDRFTFEGFLPRKAGDRSRQLAEIAAEPRTMVFFEAPHRIAEALTAMAEAFGPDRPAAVCRELTKTYEEVRRGPIGELASWAAEGVRGEITVVVAGAPPAGPAELTPAELARRVAVREEAGERRKEAIAAVALELKLPKREVFDAVVAAKNEAAASS comes from the coding sequence GTGACAGGCGTACTGGTTTTGGCAGGCACCCCCATCGGCGACGTCTCGGACGCCCCGCCCCGGCTCGTCAACGAGCTCGCCACGGCGGACGTGATCGCGGCCGAGGACACCCGGCGGCTGCGCCGGCTCACCCAGGCCCTCGGGGTCACCCCGGCCGGGCGGGTGCTCTCCTACTTCGAGGGCAACGAGGTCGGCCGCACCCCCGAACTGGTCGAGGCGCTGCTCGGCGGCGCCCGCGTGCTGCTGGTGACCGACGCCGGCATGCCCTCGGTCTCCGACCCCGGCTACCGGCTGGTCGCCGCCGCCGTCGAGGCCCAGGTGAAGGTCACCGCCGTGCCCGGCCCCTCCGCCGTGCTCACCGCGCTCGCGCTCTCCGGCCTGCCGGTCGACCGGTTCACCTTCGAGGGCTTCCTGCCCCGCAAGGCCGGCGACCGCTCCCGCCAGCTCGCCGAGATCGCGGCCGAGCCCCGCACCATGGTCTTCTTCGAGGCCCCGCACCGGATCGCCGAGGCCCTCACCGCGATGGCCGAGGCCTTCGGCCCGGACCGGCCGGCCGCCGTCTGCCGCGAGCTGACCAAGACCTACGAGGAGGTCAGGCGCGGCCCGATCGGGGAGCTGGCGAGCTGGGCCGCCGAGGGGGTCCGCGGCGAGATCACCGTGGTGGTGGCCGGTGCCCCGCCGGCCGGACCGGCCGAGCTCACCCCCGCCGAGCTGGCCCGCCGGGTGGCCGTCCGGGAGGAGGCCGGCGAGCGCCGCAAGGAGGCCATCGCCGCCGTCGCGCTGGAGCTGAAACTGCCCAAGCGGGAGGTCTTCGACGCCGTGGTCGCGGCGAAGAACGAGGCTGCCGCGAGCAGCTGA
- the metG gene encoding methionine--tRNA ligase: MAATADHSTTGAQTPAYYVSTPIYYVNDRPHLGHAYTTVAGDVLTRWHRQRGEKVWYLTGTDEHGQKIMRTADANGVTPQEWCDKLVEEAWKPLWQHLNIANDDFIRTTQQRHTDRVQEFVQDLFDKGEIYKGGYSGPYCVGCEEYKLQAELLDGATEDEKLCPIHKKPVEWLEEENYFFRLSAYGPKLLEFYAENPGFIAPETARNEVLRFVEQGLQDLSISRSTFNWGVPLPWDEKHVLYVWVDALQNYITAAGYGSDPERFAELWPASVHLVGKDILRFHAVIWPAMLMAAGLPLPKRVVANGWLMVGGEKMSKSNLTGIAPQDLTSHFGVDAYRYYFLRAIPFGTDGSFSWEDFSARYTSELANDFGNLASRVAAMVGKYFDGALPAATAAGPAEQAVADGLAAAVRTADRKIGEDLDFAGGLAAIFEFVKQVNGYISDQEPWKVAKDDSQEGRARLATILYTAAESLRATAVLLNPVMPDTAEKLWVSLGAEAGLGALAAQSIASAADWGRLPVGATVTKGEILFPRLEEKPAA; encoded by the coding sequence ATGGCGGCCACTGCAGACCACAGCACCACCGGGGCCCAGACCCCGGCGTACTACGTTTCCACCCCGATCTACTACGTCAACGATCGCCCGCACCTGGGCCACGCGTACACCACCGTGGCGGGCGACGTCCTCACCCGCTGGCACCGCCAGCGCGGCGAGAAGGTCTGGTACCTCACCGGTACCGACGAGCACGGGCAGAAGATCATGCGGACGGCCGACGCCAACGGCGTCACCCCGCAGGAGTGGTGCGACAAGCTGGTCGAGGAGGCGTGGAAGCCGCTCTGGCAGCACCTGAACATCGCCAACGACGACTTCATCCGCACCACCCAGCAGCGCCACACCGACCGCGTCCAGGAATTCGTCCAGGACCTCTTCGACAAGGGCGAGATCTACAAGGGCGGCTACTCCGGCCCGTACTGCGTCGGCTGCGAGGAGTACAAACTCCAGGCCGAACTGCTCGACGGCGCCACCGAGGACGAGAAGCTCTGCCCGATCCACAAGAAGCCGGTCGAGTGGCTGGAGGAGGAGAACTACTTCTTCCGCCTCTCCGCCTACGGCCCGAAGCTGCTGGAGTTCTACGCCGAGAACCCCGGCTTCATCGCCCCGGAGACGGCCCGCAACGAGGTGCTGCGCTTCGTCGAGCAGGGCCTGCAGGACCTCTCCATCTCCCGCTCCACCTTCAACTGGGGCGTCCCCCTGCCCTGGGACGAGAAGCACGTCCTCTACGTCTGGGTCGACGCGCTGCAGAACTACATCACCGCCGCCGGCTACGGCAGCGACCCCGAGCGCTTCGCCGAGTTGTGGCCCGCCTCCGTCCACCTGGTCGGCAAGGACATCCTGCGCTTCCACGCGGTGATCTGGCCCGCGATGCTGATGGCCGCCGGGCTGCCGCTGCCCAAGCGGGTCGTCGCCAACGGCTGGCTGATGGTCGGCGGCGAGAAGATGAGCAAGTCCAACCTCACCGGCATCGCGCCGCAGGACCTCACCTCGCACTTCGGCGTGGACGCCTACCGCTACTACTTCCTGCGGGCCATCCCGTTCGGCACCGACGGCTCGTTCTCCTGGGAGGACTTCTCCGCCCGGTACACCTCCGAGCTGGCCAACGACTTCGGCAACCTCGCCTCCCGGGTGGCCGCCATGGTCGGCAAGTACTTCGACGGCGCGCTGCCCGCCGCCACCGCCGCCGGCCCCGCCGAACAGGCCGTCGCCGACGGCCTGGCCGCCGCCGTGCGGACCGCCGACCGGAAGATCGGCGAGGACCTCGACTTCGCCGGCGGCCTCGCCGCGATCTTCGAGTTCGTCAAGCAGGTCAACGGCTACATCAGCGACCAGGAGCCCTGGAAGGTCGCCAAGGACGACTCGCAGGAGGGCCGGGCCCGCCTCGCGACCATCCTCTACACCGCCGCCGAGTCGCTGCGCGCCACCGCCGTCCTGCTCAACCCGGTGATGCCCGACACCGCCGAGAAGCTCTGGGTCTCCCTCGGCGCCGAGGCCGGCCTCGGCGCGCTCGCCGCGCAGAGCATCGCCTCCGCCGCGGACTGGGGCCGGCTGCCCGTCGGCGCCACCGTCACCAAGGGCGAGATCCTGTTCCCCCGCCTGGAAGAGAAGCCCGCAGCCTGA
- a CDS encoding TatD family hydrolase — protein MARKDDDRSTPPPPPAPLAVAVADSHTHLDMQSGTPAEGIAKAAAVGVATVVQVGCDVAGSRWAAELAAEFEQVHAAVALHPNEAPRIFLGDPDGWSGQQRPAGGAAALDAALAEIDALAALPQVRAVGETGLDYFRTGPEGVDVQQESFRRHIEIAKRHGKALVIHDRDAHEDVIRVLLEEGAPERTVFHCYSGDAAMAKTCAEHGWYLSFAGPVTFKANQPLRDALLATPLERVLVETDAPFLTPHPYRGRPNAPYLIPVTVRSMADTLGLHEDELSTAIAANTARAFGY, from the coding sequence ATGGCCCGCAAAGACGACGACCGGTCGACCCCGCCGCCCCCGCCCGCCCCGCTGGCGGTCGCGGTGGCCGACTCGCACACCCACCTGGACATGCAGTCCGGCACCCCGGCGGAGGGCATCGCCAAGGCCGCCGCCGTCGGGGTCGCCACCGTCGTCCAGGTGGGCTGCGACGTGGCCGGCTCGCGCTGGGCGGCGGAGCTCGCCGCCGAGTTCGAGCAGGTCCACGCGGCCGTCGCGCTGCACCCCAACGAGGCACCCCGGATCTTCCTCGGGGACCCGGACGGCTGGTCCGGGCAGCAGCGCCCGGCCGGCGGGGCCGCCGCCCTCGACGCCGCCCTCGCCGAGATCGACGCCCTCGCCGCCCTGCCGCAGGTCAGGGCGGTCGGCGAGACCGGCCTCGACTACTTCCGCACCGGCCCCGAAGGCGTGGACGTCCAGCAGGAGTCCTTCCGCCGCCACATCGAGATCGCCAAGCGGCACGGCAAGGCCCTGGTCATCCACGACCGGGACGCCCACGAGGACGTCATCCGGGTGCTGCTGGAGGAGGGCGCCCCCGAGCGCACCGTCTTCCACTGCTACTCCGGCGACGCCGCGATGGCCAAGACCTGCGCCGAACACGGCTGGTACCTCTCCTTCGCCGGCCCGGTCACCTTCAAGGCCAACCAGCCGCTGCGGGACGCCCTGCTCGCCACCCCGCTGGAGCGCGTCCTGGTCGAGACCGACGCGCCCTTCCTCACCCCGCACCCCTACCGCGGCCGCCCCAACGCGCCGTACCTGATCCCGGTCACCGTGCGGTCGATGGCCGACACCCTGGGCCTGCACGAGGACGAGCTGTCCACCGCCATCGCGGCGAACACGGCCCGGGCCTTCGGGTACTGA
- the rsmA gene encoding 16S rRNA (adenine(1518)-N(6)/adenine(1519)-N(6))-dimethyltransferase RsmA, with protein MSTTDPTPDSFLLGASDIRELAAALGVKPTKQRGQNFVIDGNTVRRIVRAADVTGEDAVVEVGPGLGSLTLALLEVAAHVTAVEIDPLLAAHLPTTIASRLPARAKDFDLVLSDAMDVTELPGPPPTALVANLPYNVAVPVLLHMLATFPSIERTLVMVQSEVADRLAAKPGNKVYGVPSVKANWYADVKRSGAIGRNVFWPAPNVDSGLVSLIRRDPPRTTATRKEVFAVVDAAFAQRRKTLRAALAGWAGSPAAAEQALAGAGIDHKLRGEMLTVEQFAAIAEHKPAAGPDTAAEHEPAGEAQ; from the coding sequence GTGAGCACCACCGACCCCACCCCTGACAGCTTCCTCCTCGGCGCCTCCGACATCCGGGAGCTGGCCGCCGCACTCGGCGTCAAGCCGACCAAGCAGCGCGGGCAGAACTTCGTCATCGACGGCAACACCGTACGGCGGATCGTCCGGGCCGCCGACGTGACGGGCGAGGACGCGGTGGTCGAGGTCGGGCCCGGCCTCGGCTCGCTCACCCTGGCACTGCTGGAGGTCGCCGCCCACGTCACGGCCGTCGAGATCGACCCGCTGCTGGCCGCGCACCTGCCGACCACCATCGCCTCCCGGCTGCCCGCCCGCGCCAAGGACTTCGACCTGGTCCTCAGCGACGCCATGGACGTCACCGAGCTGCCCGGCCCGCCGCCCACCGCGCTGGTCGCCAACCTCCCGTACAACGTCGCCGTGCCCGTCCTGCTGCACATGCTGGCGACCTTCCCCAGCATCGAGCGGACCCTGGTCATGGTGCAGTCCGAGGTCGCCGACCGGCTCGCCGCCAAGCCCGGCAACAAGGTCTACGGCGTCCCCTCGGTCAAGGCCAACTGGTACGCCGACGTCAAGCGCTCCGGCGCCATCGGCCGCAACGTCTTCTGGCCCGCCCCCAACGTCGACTCCGGCCTGGTCTCGCTGATCCGCCGCGACCCGCCGAGGACCACCGCCACCCGCAAGGAGGTGTTCGCGGTCGTCGACGCCGCGTTCGCCCAGCGCCGCAAGACCCTGCGCGCCGCCCTCGCCGGCTGGGCCGGCTCCCCCGCCGCCGCCGAACAGGCTCTGGCCGGCGCCGGCATCGACCACAAGCTCCGCGGCGAGATGCTCACCGTCGAACAGTTCGCCGCCATCGCCGAGCACAAGCCCGCCGCCGGGCCCGACACCGCCGCAGAGCACGAGCCCGCAGGGGAAGCCCAGTGA
- a CDS encoding 4-(cytidine 5'-diphospho)-2-C-methyl-D-erythritol kinase, producing MSVTVRVPAKVNVQLGVGGLRRDGFHDLANVFFAVALGDEVTATAAAPGAGTTLTCTGPDAGQVPLDDSNLAARAARLLAAHHGIEPDVHLHIAKDIPVAGGMAGGSADGAAALVACDALWALDTPQQTLLALAAELGSDVPFALLGGVALGRGRGEILEALPVTGTFHWVFAVADGGLSTPAVFHECDRLREAAGTGSTDTDVPTPDADPALLAALADGDPAALAAALTNDLQSAALSLRPALAATLAAGTQAGAIGALVSGSGPTCAFLTKDAEAAEAVAAALTASGTCRTARATHGPVPGAAVRTR from the coding sequence GTGAGCGTCACCGTACGAGTCCCCGCCAAGGTCAACGTCCAGCTGGGCGTGGGCGGCCTGCGCCGCGACGGGTTCCACGACCTCGCCAACGTCTTCTTCGCCGTCGCCCTCGGCGACGAGGTCACCGCCACCGCGGCCGCACCCGGCGCCGGCACCACCCTCACCTGCACCGGCCCCGACGCCGGCCAGGTCCCGCTGGACGACAGCAACCTCGCCGCGCGTGCTGCCCGACTGCTCGCCGCCCACCACGGCATCGAGCCGGACGTCCACCTGCACATCGCCAAGGACATCCCGGTCGCCGGCGGCATGGCCGGCGGCAGCGCCGACGGCGCCGCCGCCCTCGTCGCCTGCGACGCCCTCTGGGCCCTCGACACCCCGCAGCAGACCCTGCTCGCCCTCGCCGCCGAACTCGGCTCCGACGTGCCGTTCGCCCTGCTCGGCGGCGTCGCCCTGGGCCGCGGCCGCGGCGAGATCCTGGAGGCGCTGCCCGTCACCGGCACCTTCCACTGGGTCTTCGCCGTCGCCGACGGCGGCCTGTCCACCCCCGCCGTCTTCCACGAGTGCGACCGCCTCCGCGAAGCGGCCGGCACCGGCTCCACCGACACCGACGTCCCCACCCCCGACGCCGACCCGGCCCTGCTCGCCGCCCTCGCCGACGGCGACCCCGCCGCCCTCGCCGCCGCCCTCACCAACGACCTGCAGAGCGCCGCCCTCTCGCTGCGCCCCGCCCTGGCCGCCACCCTCGCCGCCGGCACGCAGGCCGGCGCCATCGGCGCCCTGGTCTCCGGCTCCGGCCCCACCTGCGCCTTCCTCACCAAGGACGCCGAGGCCGCCGAGGCCGTCGCCGCCGCCCTCACCGCCTCCGGCACCTGCCGCACCGCCCGCGCCACCCACGGGCCCGTCCCCGGCGCGGCCGTCCGCACCCGCTGA